From a region of the Corallococcus coralloides DSM 2259 genome:
- a CDS encoding type III pantothenate kinase, with the protein MLLAIDVGNTNTVLGVYEGRRLLDHWRLETSARRSADEYGILVRQLFAWSGIDANLVKAVAVSSVVPPLQFILEKMSERYFKTRPMFVGPGVKTGMPILYDNPREVGADRIVNAVAAYEKHRRGLIVVDFGTATTLDAVTPKGEYLGGAICPGINISMEALFQNASKLPRVEFARPPHVVGRNTVHSMQAGLVHGYVSMVDGMCARMEAEMGFSAKVVATGGLAPLVASESKAIQEVDDFLTLEGLRIIYGRNHAT; encoded by the coding sequence ATGCTCCTGGCCATCGACGTCGGCAACACCAACACCGTCCTGGGCGTGTACGAGGGCCGGCGGCTCCTGGACCACTGGCGCCTGGAGACGAGCGCGCGCCGGAGCGCGGACGAGTACGGCATCCTCGTGCGCCAGCTCTTCGCGTGGAGCGGCATCGACGCGAACCTGGTGAAGGCCGTGGCGGTGTCCAGCGTGGTGCCGCCGCTCCAGTTCATCCTGGAGAAGATGAGCGAGCGCTACTTCAAGACGCGCCCCATGTTCGTGGGCCCGGGCGTGAAGACGGGCATGCCCATCCTCTACGACAACCCGCGCGAGGTGGGCGCGGACCGCATCGTCAACGCCGTCGCCGCCTACGAGAAGCACCGCCGCGGCCTCATCGTGGTGGACTTCGGCACCGCGACGACGCTGGACGCGGTGACGCCCAAGGGCGAGTACCTGGGCGGCGCCATCTGCCCCGGCATCAACATCTCCATGGAGGCCCTGTTCCAGAACGCCTCCAAGCTGCCCCGCGTCGAGTTCGCGCGCCCGCCGCACGTGGTGGGCCGCAACACCGTGCACTCCATGCAGGCCGGCCTGGTCCACGGCTACGTGAGCATGGTGGACGGCATGTGCGCGCGGATGGAGGCGGAGATGGGCTTCTCCGCGAAAGTGGTGGCCACCGGGGGCCTGGCCCCGCTGGTGGCCAGTGAATCGAAGGCCATCCAGGAGGTGGATGATTTCCTCACCCTGGAGGGGCTGCGCATCATCTACGGAAGGAATCACGCGACATGA